The Calditerrivibrio sp. genome includes a window with the following:
- a CDS encoding polyphenol oxidase family protein, translated as MLNAYKGIMYIRPKNTPKGILQLYTTRFGGKSRGEFSSFNLGFFTNDNNVIGNYHLLKKILDISHISIVKQVHSAEIFELNSRGEKALVEADGIFTSLEGVVTGIQTADCWTVQLIGCTYVCNLHCGWRSVYFGIVENGLELFYKKNDRVVFATVGPGICVDCYEVGGELIERFSKVSNGGFYKRCNGRFYMDIGQLIREKLEKHAILNVEYISYCSFCKDYLYSYRRDHGKTGRMLSLLGKL; from the coding sequence ATGCTTAATGCATATAAAGGCATAATGTATATCAGACCGAAAAATACGCCAAAGGGTATTTTGCAATTATATACTACGAGATTTGGGGGTAAGAGTCGTGGGGAGTTTAGTAGTTTTAATCTCGGTTTTTTTACAAATGATAACAATGTTATTGGGAATTACCATTTATTAAAAAAGATCTTAGATATAAGTCATATAAGTATAGTCAAGCAAGTTCATAGTGCTGAGATCTTTGAGTTAAATTCAAGGGGAGAGAAAGCTTTGGTTGAAGCTGATGGTATATTTACATCCCTTGAAGGTGTGGTTACTGGTATTCAAACTGCAGATTGTTGGACTGTACAATTGATTGGTTGTACCTATGTATGTAATCTACATTGTGGTTGGAGGAGTGTTTATTTTGGAATTGTAGAAAACGGGCTTGAGCTTTTTTATAAAAAAAATGACAGAGTTGTTTTTGCTACTGTGGGGCCTGGCATTTGTGTTGATTGTTATGAAGTGGGTGGAGAGTTGATAGAAAGGTTTTCGAAGGTATCAAATGGGGGTTTTTATAAAAGATGTAATGGGCGTTTTTATATGGATATTGGACAATTAATACGTGAAAAACTTGAAAAACATGCAATTTTAAATGTTGAATATATATCGTATTGCAGTTTTTGTAAAGATTATCTATATTCCTATAGGCGTGATCATGGGAAAACAGGTAGGATGTTATCATTGTTGGGGAAGTTATGA
- a CDS encoding MCE family protein has translation MKFGLEAKVGFFVIMSLVILGYMTTKVGDFSFGGDKGYIIKAELTNASGLNIDAPVKFKGVNVGKVKTISLENSKVIAELLIEEKYKIPSKVSIQVRSSGFLGEKYAELEELPNATGEYLSAGSVIKDSKSTTDFDQLGNKLGDIADDIKAITSSLREVLATAEGKDNMKATLENIRQTTDALKDIMAYNEARINNIIKNIEAITVVVKNMATDNQENINQLLANLKDVSQTLKEQTPQIAGKVNNITGNIDNLITGSKGNLEDTLKNMKTVTAKLEKTVDNINSITDKINKGEGTVGKLINDNQTVENLNETLKGVRNLFTKMDEFKFYLNFEGEKLFDTGDTKGYFKLKIQPKPDKYYLLGLASSPQGRSTTTYTTWSGDSPYGPSSGTTKTYTETKRSENSITFIAQYAKRFLDLVDLRIGLMESEFGVGADYFPFNKGKYADKYKDKVMISFDAYDFGSKNSPRDPHLKIKGQYNITKNIYINAGYDDFLNKNTRSTFMGAGLIFLDDDLKYLLGKVPIPSN, from the coding sequence ATGAAGTTTGGTTTGGAAGCAAAAGTTGGTTTTTTTGTAATTATGTCTTTGGTAATTTTGGGCTATATGACGACGAAGGTGGGCGATTTCTCTTTTGGTGGGGACAAAGGGTATATTATAAAAGCTGAATTAACAAATGCTTCTGGGCTTAATATCGATGCTCCTGTGAAGTTTAAGGGTGTTAATGTGGGTAAGGTAAAAACGATCTCTTTGGAAAACAGTAAAGTAATTGCGGAGTTGCTAATTGAAGAAAAATACAAAATCCCCTCAAAAGTTAGCATTCAGGTTAGATCCTCAGGGTTTTTAGGGGAGAAGTATGCTGAACTGGAGGAATTGCCAAACGCTACTGGAGAGTATTTAAGTGCTGGTAGTGTTATAAAAGACTCAAAAAGTACAACTGATTTTGATCAATTAGGTAATAAGCTGGGTGATATTGCAGACGATATCAAAGCTATCACATCATCGTTGAGGGAAGTATTGGCGACAGCTGAAGGTAAAGACAATATGAAGGCCACGCTTGAAAATATAAGACAGACTACAGATGCTTTAAAGGATATCATGGCTTATAATGAGGCAAGGATAAATAATATTATCAAAAATATTGAAGCTATAACCGTAGTTGTAAAAAATATGGCAACTGATAATCAGGAAAATATTAATCAACTACTTGCAAACCTTAAAGATGTTTCTCAAACCCTCAAAGAACAGACACCCCAGATTGCTGGTAAAGTAAACAACATAACAGGAAACATCGATAACCTTATAACTGGCTCTAAAGGGAACTTAGAGGATACTTTGAAAAACATGAAAACTGTCACTGCTAAGTTGGAGAAAACAGTAGATAATATTAATAGTATTACAGATAAAATAAATAAAGGGGAAGGAACTGTAGGAAAACTTATAAATGACAATCAAACTGTTGAAAACCTTAACGAGACCTTGAAAGGTGTTAGAAACCTTTTTACAAAGATGGATGAGTTTAAATTTTACTTAAATTTTGAAGGTGAAAAGTTGTTTGATACTGGTGATACTAAGGGTTATTTTAAACTTAAGATTCAACCCAAGCCTGATAAATACTATCTTTTAGGTTTGGCATCAAGTCCACAGGGTAGATCCACAACTACCTATACAACATGGAGTGGTGATTCACCTTACGGACCATCGAGTGGGACCACTAAAACCTACACCGAGACAAAAAGAAGTGAAAACAGTATCACTTTTATTGCACAGTATGCTAAGAGGTTTTTAGATCTGGTTGATCTAAGAATTGGCTTGATGGAATCGGAGTTTGGCGTAGGTGCTGATTATTTCCCTTTTAACAAAGGTAAATATGCAGATAAATACAAAGATAAGGTTATGATATCTTTTGATGCCTACGATTTCGGCTCTAAAAATTCTCCAAGAGATCCCCATTTGAAGATCAAGGGGCAGTATAATATAACAAAAAACATCTATATAAATGCTGGTTATGATGATTTTCTCAATAAAAACACGAGGTCTACATTCATGGGTGCAGGGCTAATTTTCCTGGATGATGATCTTAAGTATCTTTTAGGAAAGGTGCCTATACCGAGCAATTAA
- a CDS encoding YggS family pyridoxal phosphate-dependent enzyme has protein sequence MIENIMTIIKKIDKAALRSGRNPQDIVLVAVSKTFPVEKILDAYRCGLRVFGESRIQEALDKIAKLSDHKDIKFHLIGHIQTNKIKLIKDNFALLHSVDSAHLALKLNNYFNTLGIIQDVLVQVNLVNEPQKYGVKMENYYELLNTIKFCVSLNLRGLMFIPPYRENPEENRLHFRNMKKLFDETKVKYDCFRDFNILSMGMSDDFEIAIEEGSNMVRIGTAIFGER, from the coding sequence ATGATTGAAAATATTATGACTATAATAAAGAAGATCGATAAGGCGGCTTTAAGGTCCGGTCGTAATCCCCAGGATATAGTACTTGTAGCGGTAAGTAAAACGTTTCCTGTTGAAAAGATCTTAGATGCTTACAGGTGTGGTCTAAGGGTATTTGGTGAAAGTAGGATCCAAGAAGCCTTAGATAAAATAGCTAAGTTATCAGATCATAAGGATATTAAATTCCATTTAATAGGTCATATCCAAACAAACAAGATTAAGCTGATAAAAGATAATTTTGCATTGTTACACTCTGTGGATAGTGCTCACCTTGCTTTGAAATTAAACAATTATTTTAATACTTTGGGGATTATACAGGATGTCCTCGTACAGGTAAATTTAGTAAACGAGCCCCAAAAATATGGTGTGAAAATGGAAAACTACTATGAGTTGTTGAATACCATTAAATTTTGTGTTTCACTTAACCTTAGAGGTTTGATGTTTATACCGCCTTACAGGGAAAACCCTGAGGAGAATAGATTACATTTTAGGAATATGAAAAAACTCTTTGACGAAACAAAGGTTAAGTATGATTGTTTTAGAGATTTTAATATACTTTCAATGGGGATGAGTGATGATTTTGAGATAGCTATAGAGGAAGGTTCTAATATGGTAAGGATTGGAACAGCAATTTTTGGCGAAAGATGA
- a CDS encoding radical SAM protein gives MEKWKVIEHYRRILKEEGIKSNTGRVKIALIYPNVYEIASQNLGFQFVYQEFNAVDGLSCERFVLDFYEDNLSIENQRFLQEFDIVAVSINYEEDVLNLIKFFDVQKIPVFVDERDNRYPPIIAGGALVFINPQILIDIVDIQLVGDFRPIFKETKELFVGYKDKESFLNELKKFSFSVYKGQKVRAKHAIDIMGEPIYSSIKSCRGEFSSSFLVEASKSCRFFCRFCTTGYNLRPYRKIDIEKIKDVVLKYSFSKNIGIVSAAFGDIPNLIDLLKWFGQQNLSISVSSLRIDALTEDVIKILKQLGVRSITLAEETASFKLKKAIGKIIDEDKLYKITETVGKVGIENLKLYYIFGLPGEDLMDVEAIVERVMNISDIFRKTQKDYFNRLGKMKVSLNVFNPKPFTPMQYFPLATKSDYDKKVKILSQLKRIPNLKYDIMPYRNAVIQTVIAKAPEDIRNFYKNYLENGYDDKIALKRYDHTYIYSSNGSFAWEQFLEYPVKKEIVEREYHKCLMHIKA, from the coding sequence ATGGAAAAATGGAAGGTCATAGAGCATTACAGAAGGATACTCAAAGAAGAGGGGATTAAGTCTAACACAGGTAGGGTAAAGATTGCTTTAATTTATCCTAATGTCTATGAAATAGCGTCACAAAACCTCGGTTTTCAGTTTGTTTATCAAGAGTTCAATGCTGTGGACGGATTATCCTGTGAAAGATTTGTCTTAGATTTTTATGAAGATAACCTTTCTATAGAAAATCAGAGGTTTTTACAGGAATTTGATATAGTTGCAGTTAGCATAAACTACGAAGAAGATGTTCTTAATTTAATCAAATTTTTTGATGTACAGAAGATACCTGTTTTTGTTGATGAGAGGGATAACAGATATCCACCTATTATAGCTGGTGGAGCACTGGTTTTTATAAACCCTCAGATACTTATAGATATTGTTGATATTCAACTTGTGGGGGACTTTAGACCTATTTTTAAAGAAACCAAAGAACTTTTTGTGGGGTATAAAGATAAGGAAAGCTTTTTAAATGAGCTTAAAAAGTTTAGCTTCTCTGTATATAAGGGTCAAAAAGTGCGAGCTAAACATGCAATTGATATAATGGGTGAACCGATATATTCAAGTATAAAAAGCTGTCGTGGGGAGTTTAGCTCATCTTTTTTGGTAGAGGCGTCAAAGAGTTGTAGATTTTTTTGTAGATTTTGTACCACTGGATATAACCTTAGACCTTATAGAAAAATAGATATTGAAAAGATAAAGGATGTGGTATTAAAATATTCTTTTTCAAAAAATATAGGAATAGTTAGCGCAGCGTTTGGTGATATACCAAATCTTATAGATCTTCTCAAATGGTTTGGTCAGCAGAATCTCAGTATATCTGTATCATCCCTAAGGATCGATGCTTTGACGGAAGATGTTATCAAAATTCTTAAACAATTGGGTGTAAGATCCATAACACTGGCTGAAGAGACTGCTTCTTTTAAGCTAAAAAAAGCTATTGGCAAAATAATAGATGAGGACAAACTATATAAAATTACTGAGACGGTTGGTAAGGTAGGTATAGAAAACTTAAAATTATATTATATCTTTGGTTTGCCAGGGGAAGATCTGATGGATGTTGAAGCTATCGTTGAGAGGGTAATGAATATTTCCGATATCTTCAGAAAAACTCAAAAAGATTATTTTAATAGATTGGGTAAAATGAAGGTTTCTTTAAATGTGTTTAACCCCAAGCCATTTACCCCCATGCAATATTTTCCACTTGCTACTAAATCTGACTATGATAAAAAGGTTAAGATACTTTCTCAGTTAAAAAGAATTCCAAACTTAAAATATGATATAATGCCATACCGTAATGCTGTTATCCAGACGGTTATTGCAAAAGCTCCTGAAGATATAAGGAATTTTTATAAAAATTATTTAGAAAATGGTTATGATGATAAAATAGCTTTAAAAAGGTATGATCACACTTATATTTATAGTTCAAACGGTTCTTTTGCATGGGAACAATTTTTAGAATATCCTGTTAAAAAAGAGATTGTGGAAAGGGAGTATCATAAATGCTTAATGCATATAAAGGCATAA
- a CDS encoding 1,4-dihydroxy-6-naphthoate synthase: MNVLKVAISPCPNDIFIFAPLMNGFVPSPFIFDFTLDDVEQLNIYAMEKKFDLIKVSYGALEKIVDNYKILTCGGALGHKNGPIVVSKNYSDVSCLVGKRIAIPGKNTSAFMMFKSFFGDGFVFCEMRFDRIFEALLNDEVDAGVIIHEGRFIYFRLGLKLVCDLGEMWEERYKIPIPLGAIALKNVYIDIKEVIKDLIKSSIKYSFTNFDEIRTICKGYAQELDDQVLTDHIKYFVNEYSLDMSSISDKVADTLNLKKDIFI, encoded by the coding sequence ATGAATGTCTTAAAAGTTGCAATATCCCCATGTCCTAATGATATATTTATTTTTGCACCATTGATGAATGGTTTTGTACCTTCACCTTTTATCTTTGATTTTACTTTGGATGATGTGGAACAGTTAAATATTTATGCAATGGAAAAAAAGTTCGATTTAATCAAGGTATCGTATGGTGCATTGGAAAAGATAGTAGATAATTATAAAATCTTAACATGCGGTGGAGCACTGGGACACAAGAATGGTCCTATTGTTGTTTCTAAAAACTATTCGGATGTAAGTTGCTTGGTAGGCAAAAGGATCGCAATACCAGGCAAAAATACTTCTGCTTTTATGATGTTTAAAAGTTTTTTTGGGGATGGTTTTGTGTTTTGTGAAATGCGATTTGATAGGATATTTGAAGCTTTGTTAAATGATGAAGTGGATGCGGGTGTGATTATCCATGAGGGGCGATTTATTTATTTTAGACTTGGGTTAAAGTTGGTATGCGATCTTGGAGAGATGTGGGAAGAGAGATATAAAATACCTATACCACTTGGTGCCATTGCTCTTAAAAATGTGTACATCGATATAAAAGAGGTGATTAAAGATCTTATTAAAAGCTCTATTAAATACTCTTTCACAAACTTTGATGAAATTAGAACTATTTGTAAGGGATATGCCCAAGAGTTAGATGATCAGGTTTTGACTGATCATATAAAGTACTTTGTTAACGAATACTCACTGGATATGTCATCTATTTCAGATAAAGTAGCAGATACGTTGAATTTAAAAAAAGATATCTTTATATGA
- a CDS encoding ABC transporter ATP-binding protein — protein sequence MENIIIELKDVHKSFGKHEVHKGINIKVPQGGITVILGPSGTGKSVLLKEMMGLLMPDKGEVVVEGVDITKVSKVELVNIRKKFGMLFQNAALFDSMTVYENVAFPLREHTKFKERQIKEIVIEKLRLVGLKDVENKMPSELSGGMRKRVGLARAIVLEPKIILYDEPTTGLDPIMKDVVDDLIYSTQKKLNITSVVISHDIDSAFKIADYMAMIYDGKTILNDTKENFKNSDNPYVKQFINGSKDGPIKMF from the coding sequence ATGGAAAATATCATTATAGAGTTAAAAGATGTTCACAAGAGTTTTGGTAAACATGAGGTACATAAAGGTATAAATATTAAAGTCCCTCAAGGTGGTATCACTGTGATACTTGGTCCATCGGGTACAGGTAAGTCTGTGTTGCTTAAGGAGATGATGGGGCTTTTGATGCCAGACAAAGGTGAAGTCGTTGTTGAGGGTGTAGATATTACGAAGGTTTCCAAGGTGGAGTTGGTGAATATAAGAAAAAAATTTGGTATGCTTTTTCAGAATGCTGCTCTGTTTGACTCTATGACGGTATATGAAAATGTGGCTTTTCCTTTGCGGGAGCATACGAAATTTAAAGAGAGACAAATTAAGGAGATAGTTATCGAAAAATTGAGACTTGTTGGATTAAAAGATGTGGAGAATAAGATGCCCTCTGAGCTTTCTGGCGGTATGAGAAAAAGGGTGGGGCTTGCAAGGGCGATAGTCTTAGAACCAAAGATAATTCTTTATGATGAACCTACCACAGGACTTGATCCTATCATGAAGGATGTTGTTGATGATCTGATCTATTCAACTCAAAAAAAATTGAATATCACATCTGTGGTTATATCCCATGATATAGATAGTGCTTTTAAGATTGCAGACTATATGGCTATGATCTACGATGGAAAGACGATACTCAACGATACAAAAGAGAATTTTAAAAATTCTGACAATCCGTATGTTAAACAGTTTATAAATGGTTCTAAAGATGGTCCTATAAAGATGTTTTAG
- a CDS encoding potassium channel family protein, with protein sequence MRVYSLNRIKLSLGLLFIVIIIGTFGYMIISNMGIIDALYMTIITIATVGYREVVELDNVGKLFTIFLIIVGTGALAFFATQVVEYIIEGEIRRIFKRNSMNKKIARLRDHYILCGFGRMGRIVAEEFKGKVDFVVIEKSDKFLDYFEENGFYYIIGDATKESVLELAAIKTAKGLISVVNTDAENVYIVLTARMLRKDITIYTRASDEESYKKMLLAGADKVFSPYMIGGKSIANSILRPHVSEFFDFTLNSDLHVDVMEIKVLKGRKLCDKSIAESGIRDYGLIILALKKNDGRIIYNPKAVEIIESGDIIIIIGSVEDCKRFDNFIRGDNVEI encoded by the coding sequence ATGAGAGTATATAGTCTAAACAGGATAAAGCTCTCTTTAGGATTATTATTTATAGTTATAATCATCGGGACTTTTGGGTATATGATTATATCCAACATGGGTATAATTGATGCCCTTTATATGACGATTATTACTATAGCAACAGTTGGTTACAGAGAGGTTGTAGAGCTTGATAATGTTGGTAAGCTTTTTACTATTTTTTTAATTATTGTTGGAACAGGTGCCCTTGCATTTTTTGCTACTCAGGTTGTAGAATATATTATAGAAGGTGAAATAAGAAGAATTTTTAAGAGGAATAGTATGAACAAGAAGATTGCAAGATTAAGGGATCATTATATATTGTGTGGTTTTGGAAGAATGGGTAGAATTGTAGCTGAAGAGTTTAAGGGTAAGGTAGATTTTGTTGTTATTGAAAAAAGTGATAAGTTTTTAGATTATTTTGAAGAAAATGGTTTCTATTACATTATAGGTGATGCTACTAAAGAATCGGTCTTAGAGCTAGCAGCTATAAAAACTGCCAAAGGCCTTATATCAGTGGTCAATACGGATGCGGAAAATGTTTATATAGTGTTGACTGCTCGTATGTTGAGAAAGGACATCACCATCTACACCCGGGCTTCAGATGAGGAATCATATAAGAAGATGTTATTGGCTGGTGCTGATAAGGTCTTTTCACCTTATATGATAGGTGGTAAAAGTATAGCAAACTCCATTTTAAGACCCCATGTTTCGGAATTTTTTGATTTTACATTAAATAGTGATCTACATGTTGATGTGATGGAGATAAAAGTATTGAAAGGGAGGAAATTATGTGATAAAAGTATTGCTGAATCTGGTATTAGGGACTATGGTTTGATTATACTTGCTCTCAAAAAAAATGATGGAAGAATAATTTATAATCCAAAAGCCGTTGAAATAATTGAGAGTGGTGATATAATCATTATAATAGGAAGTGTAGAGGACTGTAAAAGGTTTGATAATTTCATAAGGGGTGATAATGTGGAAATTTAG
- a CDS encoding YggT family protein, whose translation MFFFNLIIKVYIVVLIFRKVFTNQELYFNPFGKLVASLTEPIFSNIFKGKSKVYTDRYIPLFIFFLIILQFLISLIFVSNSPLLTFTTVLQDNIDFLFIFFVLSILLGAGVGLSTYYTIYFYRIGLPWVKFVRRFIKLPDNRIVIPTILFMLILYWSLSFVLQVVSNKIVLDDYFLEVSAVSVLKGSVFILNSFLGFMFWLIVIRALISWVSPDPRNPIVQIIYSLTEPILAPFRKVIPPLGFIDLSAIVVLLVIEILRGLIFRFFA comes from the coding sequence ATGTTCTTTTTTAATTTAATAATCAAGGTTTACATTGTGGTGTTGATCTTTAGAAAGGTTTTTACTAATCAGGAACTGTATTTTAATCCCTTTGGTAAACTTGTTGCTTCGTTGACTGAGCCTATCTTTTCAAATATTTTTAAAGGAAAGAGTAAGGTATATACTGACAGATATATCCCTTTGTTTATATTTTTTTTGATCATTTTACAATTTCTGATTAGTTTAATATTTGTTTCTAATTCTCCTCTGTTGACTTTTACTACTGTACTACAGGATAACATCGATTTTCTATTTATTTTTTTTGTTTTATCGATATTGTTGGGTGCTGGTGTGGGGCTTAGTACATATTATACGATCTATTTCTATCGTATAGGGCTACCATGGGTAAAGTTTGTTAGAAGGTTTATTAAGCTACCAGATAACAGAATTGTTATCCCTACTATTCTCTTTATGTTAATACTTTACTGGAGTTTAAGTTTTGTTTTGCAGGTTGTTTCTAATAAGATAGTCCTTGATGATTATTTTTTAGAAGTTTCCGCTGTTAGTGTCTTAAAGGGAAGTGTGTTTATATTGAATAGTTTTTTGGGATTTATGTTTTGGCTTATAGTAATAAGGGCTTTAATATCATGGGTTAGCCCGGATCCAAGAAACCCCATTGTGCAGATTATATATTCATTGACAGAACCGATCTTAGCTCCTTTTAGGAAGGTGATACCCCCATTAGGGTTCATCGATCTTTCAGCAATTGTTGTCCTTTTAGTTATAGAGATATTAAGGGGTTTGATTTTTAGGTTTTTTGCATGA
- a CDS encoding 1-acyl-sn-glycerol-3-phosphate acyltransferase, whose amino-acid sequence MENFKLEYIYNYGSYVTPEDIKVSIFAKMFPSLYFYYRIMTLILHGSNLAVKGEYDLHQWMVSSFRALDIIEKCGIKVRIDGVDNIKKTEGPVVFVANHMSTAETFLLPSIIVPFKPVTYVLKEGLMKVPFFKNILKARDPIVVTRDNPKEDFRIVMEKGIKHLKNGMSIIVFPQKTRTTSFYEKQFNSMGIKLAKKANVPVIPIALKTDAWSNGKFIKDLGKIYTDRDMRFVIGNPIEIKGKGDEEHQMVIDFIKKHLSEWGVVVER is encoded by the coding sequence GTGGAAAATTTTAAGTTGGAATATATATATAATTATGGTAGTTATGTTACCCCTGAAGATATAAAAGTTTCAATATTTGCTAAGATGTTCCCCTCTTTATATTTTTATTATAGGATTATGACATTGATCCTACATGGTTCTAATTTAGCTGTAAAAGGGGAATATGACCTTCATCAATGGATGGTAAGTAGTTTTAGAGCTTTGGATATCATTGAAAAGTGTGGAATAAAAGTAAGAATCGATGGGGTAGATAACATCAAAAAGACCGAAGGTCCTGTTGTCTTTGTGGCAAACCATATGAGCACTGCAGAGACATTTTTACTACCCTCTATAATAGTACCCTTTAAACCTGTGACTTATGTTCTGAAGGAAGGGTTGATGAAAGTACCTTTTTTTAAAAATATCTTAAAAGCGAGGGATCCGATAGTTGTAACAAGGGATAACCCCAAAGAGGATTTTAGAATAGTTATGGAAAAAGGTATCAAACATTTAAAAAATGGTATGTCGATTATTGTATTTCCTCAAAAAACAAGGACTACAAGTTTTTATGAAAAACAGTTCAATTCTATGGGTATTAAATTAGCAAAAAAGGCGAATGTACCAGTTATACCTATTGCCCTTAAAACAGATGCTTGGTCTAATGGCAAATTTATCAAAGATCTTGGGAAGATATATACAGATAGGGATATGAGGTTTGTAATTGGTAATCCTATAGAAATAAAAGGTAAGGGTGATGAAGAACACCAAATGGTAATAGATTTTATAAAAAAGCATCTTTCTGAGTGGGGGGTGGTGGTGGAAAGATAA
- a CDS encoding ABC transporter permease → MERFFSFIGTPILSFAIGSGRMFLLLIDAFLWMFRPPFRWKLLFKQMEFIGANSISVIILTGTFTGMVFAFQSYIGFHKFGAEYMVGTVVGLGMARELGPVLSAIMVAARAGSAITAEIGTMKVTEQIDALHSLAVDPTQYLVTPRILAGLIVMPLLNSVAVFCGVVGGYFVGVKILDINETLYLQYMYQYVDLSDLYNGLVKAVVFGLLLTLVGCYKGFTVEGGAEGVGKATTESVVLSCVLILVFDYILTAFMF, encoded by the coding sequence ATGGAGAGGTTTTTTTCCTTCATAGGAACTCCAATTCTTAGTTTTGCAATCGGTTCTGGAAGGATGTTTTTGTTATTGATAGATGCTTTTTTGTGGATGTTTAGACCACCTTTTAGGTGGAAACTGCTTTTTAAACAGATGGAATTTATTGGTGCAAACTCTATTTCTGTGATAATTCTTACAGGGACATTTACTGGTATGGTTTTTGCATTTCAGAGTTATATAGGATTTCATAAATTTGGTGCTGAATATATGGTGGGTACTGTTGTGGGGCTTGGTATGGCTCGGGAGCTTGGTCCTGTCTTGAGTGCCATCATGGTGGCTGCAAGGGCAGGTTCTGCAATAACAGCTGAAATAGGTACGATGAAGGTGACCGAACAGATCGACGCCTTACATTCTCTTGCTGTGGATCCTACTCAATACCTTGTTACTCCGAGGATATTGGCAGGGCTTATTGTTATGCCGTTGTTGAACAGTGTAGCTGTATTTTGCGGTGTTGTTGGTGGTTATTTCGTGGGTGTCAAAATTTTAGATATCAATGAGACCCTTTACCTGCAATATATGTATCAGTATGTTGATTTAAGCGATTTATATAATGGTTTGGTTAAGGCTGTTGTTTTTGGACTTTTGCTCACTTTGGTTGGTTGTTATAAGGGGTTTACAGTAGAAGGTGGTGCAGAAGGGGTGGGTAAGGCTACTACTGAATCTGTCGTTTTGTCGTGTGTATTAATACTTGTTTTTGATTATATACTAACAGCTTTTATGTTTTAA
- a CDS encoding PIN domain-containing protein, whose amino-acid sequence MWKFRLIYSIVIITAFIFLRDQLGIDINYAVVYGLGVILLINIIEILISDLKSTKILAGFIGGLIFLLISYFLTKTFETFFHNDAVKMGFNFVMGYIGIFIGYKNHFLIDYLFQKWSKKERSYKTKIIEIPKILDTSSIIDGRIYDIIMANFIESKLIIPSFVLKELQNIADSHDHFRRQKGKRGLDILKKIQEQKNNPVEVIDDDYTDAQSVDDKLIACAKQLNGKIITTDYNLIKVAEIHGIVCMNINQLALALRQNVFPQDELKITIQKEGKEYGQGVGYLDDGTLVVVENGKSLIGKTVDVIVSSVLQSESGRIIFTKIK is encoded by the coding sequence ATGTGGAAATTTAGGTTGATTTATTCTATTGTGATCATTACTGCCTTTATCTTTCTCAGGGATCAGCTTGGGATCGATATAAACTATGCTGTTGTTTATGGTTTGGGGGTAATCCTTTTAATCAATATTATTGAAATATTAATCTCAGATTTGAAAAGTACCAAAATTTTAGCTGGTTTTATCGGTGGTCTTATTTTTTTACTCATCTCATATTTTTTAACCAAAACATTTGAAACTTTTTTTCATAACGATGCTGTGAAAATGGGTTTTAACTTTGTTATGGGGTATATAGGCATTTTCATAGGTTATAAAAACCATTTTCTCATTGACTACCTTTTTCAAAAGTGGTCTAAAAAAGAGAGAAGTTATAAAACAAAGATTATCGAAATCCCAAAGATATTGGATACATCTTCTATAATAGATGGTAGAATTTACGATATTATTATGGCAAACTTTATAGAATCTAAGCTGATAATTCCGTCTTTTGTGTTAAAAGAGTTGCAAAATATAGCTGATTCCCATGATCATTTTAGAAGACAAAAGGGTAAACGGGGATTGGATATTCTAAAAAAGATTCAAGAGCAGAAAAATAACCCTGTTGAGGTTATAGATGATGATTACACTGATGCCCAATCGGTGGATGATAAGTTGATAGCCTGTGCTAAACAGCTAAATGGGAAAATAATAACCACTGATTATAACCTGATTAAGGTGGCTGAAATTCATGGAATTGTATGTATGAATATTAATCAACTAGCTCTTGCCCTTAGACAAAATGTTTTTCCTCAGGATGAATTAAAAATTACTATTCAAAAAGAGGGGAAAGAATATGGGCAGGGTGTTGGGTACTTGGATGATGGAACCCTTGTAGTGGTGGAAAATGGGAAGTCATTGATAGGTAAAACGGTTGATGTTATTGTTAGTTCAGTGTTACAGAGTGAATCTGGTAGAATTATTTTCACTAAGATAAAATAA